One genomic window of Cannabis sativa cultivar Pink pepper isolate KNU-18-1 chromosome 2, ASM2916894v1, whole genome shotgun sequence includes the following:
- the LOC115718898 gene encoding receptor-like protein 7, which translates to MKKLIYRNPYLIFYFISCCFDVSHSLVSFKCLSDQSSALLQLKQEFELIKSYNSVDSQQKRDVMATWNDRTDCCLWSGVSCNMSTGHVLSLDLSNNGLQGPLRANSSLFSLDQVQQLNMAFNNFSSSQIPSSFRQLSRLTHLNLSNSVFSGNIPSEFSFLINLVSLDLSENYLYLKKQLDMENLIQNMKSLKDLNLNGVNFYSPVPESLINLSSLVSLSLRGCSLVGEFPNDIFLFPNIQVIDVSNNDDLIVVLPQFQSGSSLRLLDSSFTKLSREVPESIGYLKSLNILNLRQCGFTGKLPDTMGQLKSLNVLDLNSCSLSGTVPSWVGNLSQLTYLDIANNNFKGHLPVVLRNLSKLTYLDLSHNKFIGQLPLSFGKDLAELTFLDLGFNLFRGPIPSSFGSMSQLLHLHLSDNRFDGMFPILLANLTQLLSLDLSGNQFSDSIPPHIFENFNSINKLDLSNNMFGGAIPLSMFTMPSLVYLNLNDNQFTGPLKIENVSSSRLEYFSLNRNKLNGKIPSSISKLTNLRTLFLGSNNLTGNCEFDMFSKLSVLDLSNNNLNGTLPQCFGNLLSQLDIRHNNFHGSISEICTDICNLKVLNIGSNQLEGKFPQSLTKCRDLRILDLGHNQIVDTFPFSLQALPRLAVLILRSNKFYGSIWNPCTYWDFGDLRVFDISLNNFSGKIPSEYFRNWSTVNEEPVRNFHYQSANDGYYQYSLSDYNDMNKLKILSIMKTIDLSNNHFQGEIPDSIGEITSLVVLNLSTNGFTKRIPVSLGRLEELEAIDLSRNMLSGEIPEQLANLKSLSLLNLSHNQLTGRIPQGKMFNTGLSSSYEGNIGLCGFPVSEKCKEVKTPPFEERDESEFGDGFEWRSILTGYGFGFMVGVITGHIILSIRLHGLVQTLAIHILGSLFMRNEYAQTTCIADSCSSDGEQTREVIFIRPPT; encoded by the exons ATGAAGAAGCTCATTTACCGCAATCCATACCtcatattttacttcatttctTGCTGCTTTGATGTTTCACATTCTTTGGTCAGCTTTAAATGTCTTTCTGATCAAAGCTCTGCTTTGCTGCAGCTGAAACAAGAGTTTGAACTTATTAAGTCTTACAATAGTGTTGATTCCCAGCAAAAGAGGGATGTTATGGCTACTTGGAATGATAGGACAGACTGCTGCCTGTGGAGTGGAGTCAGCTGCAATATGTCAACTGGTCATGTACTAAGCCTTGATCTAAGCAACAATGGGCTCCAAGGGCCTTTAAGGGCTAATAGTAGCCTCTTCAGCTTGGATCAAGTTCAACAACTCAACATGGCTTTCAACAACTTCTCTTCCTCCCAAATTCCATCAAGCTTTCGCCAACTTTCAAGGTTAACTCATCTCAATCTCTCAAACTCCGTGTTTTCCGGGAACATTCCCTCAGAATTCTCTTTTTTGATCAATTTGGTTTCACTTGATCTTTCTGAAaactatttatatttgaaaaagcAATTAGACATGGAGAACCTTATTCAAAATATGAAAAGTTTAAAAGACCTTAACTTAAATGGGGTCAACTTTTATTCACCAGTACCTGAATCCCTAATAAATCTATCTTCATTGGTGTCTCTATCTCTTCGTGGATGTAGTCTAGTTGGTGAATTTCCAAAtgatatatttctatttccaaacATACAAGTCATTGATGTGTCAAACAACGATGATCTTATTGTTGTTCTACCTCAATTTCAGTCTGGCAGTTCTCTGAGGCTACTGGATTCTTCCTTCACAAAACTTTCAAGAGAAGTACCTGAGTCCATTGGCTACCTCAAGTCCTTAAATATTTTGAATCTTAGGCAATGTGGTTTTACAGGGAAATTACCTGACACAATGGGACAACTCAAATCCTTGAATGTTTTAGATCTCAATTCTTGTTCCCTATCGGGAACTGTTCCTTCATGGGTAGGGAACCTTTCCCAGCTCACATATCTTGACATAGCAAACAACAACTTTAAGGGTCATCTTCCAGTTGTATTGAGGAACCTTTCTAAACTCACATATCTTGATCTCTCACATAACAAATTCATTGGTCAGCTTCCATTATCATTTGGCAAAGATCTTGCCGAGCTCACTTTCCTTGACCTTGGTTTTAATCTTTTTCGTGGTCCCATTCCATCTTCATTTGGGAGCATGAGTCAACTGCTTCATTTGCACCTTTCTGATAACCGATTCGATGGCATGTTTCCAATATTACTTGCAAACCTAACCCAACTTCTTTCGTTGGATCTCTCAGGAAACCAGTTCTCTGATTCCATTCCAcctcatatttttgaaaatttcaattCCATTAATAAACTAGACCTGTCTAACAATATGTTTGGTGGAGCCATTCCTTTGTCCATGTTCACAATGCCTTCTCTAGTTTACCTGAATCTAAACGACAACCAGTTTACAGGTCCTCTCAAAATAGAAAATGTTTCTTCTTCTCGACTGGAATATTTTTCCTTAAATAGGAacaaattaaatggaaaaattccaaGCTCCATATCCAAATTGACGAACCTGAGAACTCTTTTTCTAGGGTCGAATAATTTAACTGGAAACTGTGAGTTCGACATGTTTTCCAAGCTAAGTGTTCTCGACCTGTCGAATAACAACTTGAATGGTACACTTCCTCAATGTTTTGGCAATCTGCTCTCACAATTAGACATACGTCATAACAATTTCCATGGAAGCATATCTGAAATTTGTACTGATATATGCAACTTGAAGGTGCTGAACATTGGTTCAAATCAGTTGGAAGGGAAATTTCCGCAATCATTGACCAAATGTAGAGATTTAAGAATTCTAGATCTGGGGCATAATCAAATAGTTGACACATTTCCTTTTTCATTACAAGCTTTGCCAAGGCTGGCTGTTCTTATCTTGAGATCAAACAAATTCTATGGATCAATATGGAATCCTTGTACATATTGGGATTTTGGAGACTTGCGTGTTTTTGACATCTCCTTAAATAATTTCAGTGGAAAGATACCATCAGAATATTTCAGGAATTGGAGTACTGTGAACGAGGAACCTGTTCGAAACTTCCATTATCAGAGCGCAAATGATGGTTATTATCAATACTCATTAAGTGACTACAATGATATGAATAAATTGAAAATCCTATCCATCATGAAGACCATTGATCTCTCAAACAACCATTTTCAGGGAGAAATTCCAGATAGTATAGGCGAAATTACATCTCTAGTTGTCCTCAACTTGTCAACCAACGGTTTCACCAAACGCATCCCAGTATCTCTTGGACGTTTGGAGGAGCTTGAAGCAATAGATTTATCTCGAAACATGCTCTCTGGTGAAATCCCAGAGCAATTGGCAAATCTCAAATCTCTTTCATTGCTAAACCTCTCTCATAACCAACTTACAGGTCGTATACCCCAAGGTAAAATGTTCAATACAGGTTTAAGTTCCTCATATGAGGGGAACATAGGATTATGTGGCTTTCCAGTGTCAGAAAAATGCAAAGAGGTGAAGACACCACCTTTTGAGGAAAGGGACGAATCAGAATTCGGAGATGGTTTTGAGTGGAGGTCAATATTGACAGGATATGGATTTGGATTTATGGTGGGAGTCATCACTGGACACATCATTTTATCGATAAGGCTCCACGGATTAGTACAAACTTTGGCTATTCACATCCTGGGCAGCTTATTTATGAGGAATGAATATGCTCAAACTACTTGTATAGCAGACTCGTGTTCAAG CGATGGCGAGCAAACCAGGGAAGTTATTTTCATCCGTCCACCAACATAA